One genomic window of Chloroflexota bacterium includes the following:
- the rny gene encoding ribonuclease Y encodes MSNLILIPVGLACLVLGGVIAYLSRHIAASRRVRSAKEEAERLVAEAREKQKTILLEAKEEAVNIKSEAEAGYRERRAELQRMERRLSQREENFDRREEGLQRRENQISNKEKEVERARLRAEELRQKQQRELELVANMSSAEAKELLLQRVEAEIGEETSRRVRDMEARVKEESSTKARDILAQAMQRCATEVVAESTVSSVPLPSDEMKGRLIGREGRNIRALEHATGVDLIIDDTPEAVALSCFDPVRREIARIALERLILDGRIHPGRIEEMVQRARNEVDAIIQTEGEQAALKVGVPGLAPELIRVLGRLKYRFSYGQNVLMHSIEVGLLAGMMAAEIGARVDIAKKAGLLHDIGKAVDFETEGPHAIIGADIARQWEKSAVVVDAIGAHHGEIQMSSAEAFLVSAADAISGARPGARRESLEQYLKHLEALEAIASGFPGVEKSYAIQAGREIRIMVKPEEIDDLSAMRLARDIAKKVEESLNYPGQVKVTVIRETRAVDYAK; translated from the coding sequence TTCCAATTTGATACTGATCCCTGTTGGCTTGGCTTGTTTGGTATTGGGGGGCGTGATCGCGTACTTGTCCAGGCATATCGCGGCCAGCCGCCGGGTTCGCTCAGCAAAGGAGGAAGCGGAGAGACTCGTCGCTGAAGCAAGGGAAAAACAGAAGACCATCCTTCTCGAAGCTAAAGAAGAAGCCGTAAACATTAAGAGCGAGGCAGAGGCCGGCTATCGGGAACGCCGTGCCGAGTTGCAACGAATGGAGCGGCGCTTGAGCCAGAGGGAGGAGAATTTTGACCGCAGAGAGGAGGGGCTTCAGCGTCGGGAAAACCAAATCTCCAACAAGGAGAAAGAAGTGGAGAGGGCACGGCTTCGCGCAGAGGAACTGCGGCAGAAGCAGCAGCGTGAATTGGAGTTGGTGGCCAATATGTCCTCTGCTGAGGCCAAGGAGCTCCTGCTTCAGCGGGTAGAGGCCGAGATTGGCGAGGAAACCTCAAGGCGTGTGCGTGACATGGAAGCCAGGGTAAAAGAGGAAAGCAGCACCAAAGCGCGGGATATCCTGGCTCAGGCCATGCAGCGTTGCGCCACTGAAGTTGTGGCCGAGAGCACTGTCTCGTCTGTGCCTCTTCCTAGCGACGAGATGAAGGGGCGTCTTATTGGGCGCGAGGGACGTAACATCAGGGCCTTGGAGCACGCTACCGGGGTGGACCTCATCATTGATGATACCCCCGAGGCAGTGGCTCTGTCTTGCTTCGACCCGGTGCGCCGGGAGATTGCTCGTATTGCCCTGGAGAGACTCATCCTCGATGGTCGAATTCATCCCGGTCGCATCGAGGAGATGGTACAGAGAGCCAGGAACGAGGTGGACGCCATCATTCAGACTGAGGGAGAGCAAGCCGCGCTCAAGGTAGGAGTACCTGGTTTAGCCCCTGAGCTTATCAGGGTACTGGGGAGACTCAAGTACCGCTTTAGCTACGGACAGAACGTCCTGATGCACAGTATCGAGGTTGGTCTTCTTGCTGGGATGATGGCTGCCGAGATAGGGGCCAGGGTTGACATTGCCAAGAAAGCTGGGCTGCTTCACGACATCGGCAAGGCAGTGGACTTCGAAACGGAAGGTCCTCATGCCATAATTGGCGCTGATATCGCCAGGCAATGGGAGAAATCGGCAGTGGTAGTGGATGCCATCGGCGCACACCACGGCGAAATACAGATGAGCAGCGCAGAGGCTTTCCTCGTCTCTGCGGCTGACGCCATCAGCGGAGCGAGACCCGGAGCAAGACGTGAATCACTAGAACAATACCTCAAGCATCTGGAAGCCCTGGAAGCCATAGCCAGTGGTTTTCCAGGAGTAGAAAAGTCCTATGCCATACAGGCTGGTAGAGAGATTCGCATCATGGTTAAACCGGAAGAAATCGACGATCTCAGCGCAATGAGACTGGCCCGCGACATAGCCAAAAAAGTAGAAGAAAGTCTGAACTATCCAGGCCAGGTAAAGGTCACTGTTATCAGGGAGACAAGGGCGGTAGACTACGCCAAGTAG
- a CDS encoding TIGR00282 family metallophosphoesterase, whose protein sequence is MRLLAIGDIIGRPGRRAVKSLVPGLRHDLQLDLVIANAENAAGGKGLTPVTADELFQSGIDVLTSGNHIWAQKEIFPYLDGDAPVLRPLNYPPGVPGRGYLWWQKVLVVNLAGRTFMTDADCPFRTMDQLLEELSEKPAAIIIDFHAEATSEKNALGRYLDGRVSAVLGTHTHVGTADARILPHGTAFITDIGMVGPIDSVIGDDADEVIQRFLTQLPHRLSVGKGPVLFNSVLLEIDQTNGKATSITRVDRQVE, encoded by the coding sequence TTGCGGTTATTAGCTATCGGCGATATCATCGGCAGGCCTGGCAGAAGGGCAGTGAAAAGCCTGGTGCCAGGCCTGCGCCATGATTTACAGCTGGACTTGGTCATTGCCAATGCTGAGAATGCTGCCGGCGGCAAGGGCTTGACCCCTGTCACTGCTGATGAGCTTTTCCAGTCTGGTATCGATGTTTTGACCTCCGGCAATCATATCTGGGCCCAGAAAGAGATCTTCCCCTATCTTGATGGTGATGCCCCTGTCCTCCGCCCGCTAAACTATCCCCCAGGCGTTCCCGGTCGAGGCTACCTGTGGTGGCAAAAAGTCCTGGTAGTCAATCTGGCCGGACGTACCTTCATGACCGATGCCGACTGTCCGTTCCGGACGATGGATCAGTTGCTGGAGGAACTGTCAGAAAAACCTGCAGCCATCATCATTGACTTCCACGCTGAGGCCACCTCTGAGAAGAATGCTCTGGGGCGTTACCTGGACGGACGGGTTAGCGCTGTTTTAGGAACTCATACCCACGTCGGAACTGCCGATGCCCGCATCTTGCCTCACGGCACGGCTTTCATTACTGACATCGGTATGGTGGGCCCTATTGACTCGGTCATCGGCGATGACGCCGACGAGGTTATCCAGCGTTTTCTTACCCAGCTACCTCACCGCCTGTCAGTAGGAAAAGGCCCTGTCCTTTTCAATTCCGTTTTGCTGGAGATAGACCAGACCAACGGAAAGGCAACAAGCATCACCCGAGTTGATAGGCAAGTCGAGTAG
- a CDS encoding PHP domain-containing protein, whose product MIKTDLHLHSTASDGRFSPQELVKSAASLGLAVIAITDHDSVNGVAPALMAAQEYPSLRVIPGVEVSTDVPHGEVHVLGYFINYRDPELMSVLERLRNSRELRGQKMVTKLANLGVPVDWQRVREIAGKGSVGRPHIAQALLERGHVPSLKEAFAKYIRRDGPAYVEREKMTPEQMVQLIAKAGGLPVLAHPSDIDHLEELITRLQKAGLVGIEAYYNGYPETVVKHLASLARKYGLVASGGSDYHGLENFDGTPMGGVVVPWECIAKLFTLAGQKVPA is encoded by the coding sequence ATGATAAAGACCGATCTTCATCTCCATAGTACCGCTTCGGACGGACGCTTCAGCCCTCAAGAACTCGTAAAGTCAGCGGCAAGCCTCGGATTAGCAGTTATCGCCATTACCGATCACGACTCCGTCAATGGAGTAGCCCCTGCCTTGATGGCCGCACAGGAATACCCCAGCCTTAGAGTTATCCCCGGCGTCGAAGTCAGCACTGACGTCCCACACGGGGAGGTCCACGTTCTGGGCTATTTCATCAACTACCGCGACCCTGAGCTGATGAGCGTTCTGGAAAGGCTTCGCAATTCGCGGGAGCTACGCGGCCAAAAGATGGTGACCAAACTAGCCAACTTGGGCGTCCCGGTGGACTGGCAGAGGGTTCGGGAGATAGCTGGAAAAGGTTCTGTGGGACGGCCCCACATTGCTCAAGCCCTTCTTGAGCGGGGCCATGTTCCTTCTCTTAAAGAAGCTTTTGCTAAGTATATCCGCCGAGACGGGCCAGCCTATGTAGAAAGAGAAAAGATGACCCCTGAGCAAATGGTGCAGTTGATTGCAAAGGCAGGTGGATTGCCAGTGCTTGCTCATCCCTCCGACATAGACCATCTGGAGGAACTTATCACCCGGCTTCAGAAGGCAGGGCTGGTGGGTATCGAGGCTTACTACAATGGCTATCCTGAGACAGTAGTGAAACACCTTGCCTCCTTGGCCAGGAAGTACGGCCTGGTGGCCTCTGGCGGGAGTGACTATCACGGGCTGGAAAACTTCGACGGGACCCCCATGGGCGGCGTAGTAGTCCCCTGGGAATGCATAGCCAAGCTGTTCACCCTTGCCGGACAGAAGGTACCAGCCTAG
- a CDS encoding gamma carbonic anhydrase family protein, protein MKRAFDGKAPRIASSAFVSEAAHVIGDVEIGENCSVWPGAIIRGDFTTVKIGNNTQIEDNCVVHAGSPVVIGDNVHVGHGAVIHCSRIGDSVLIGSNATLLDDAEIGDRCVVAANCVVSQGMKIPNGSFVAGVPAVVKGKATQSQVALVEEGVRAYIRLGLEYEQQGL, encoded by the coding sequence ATGAAACGGGCCTTCGATGGCAAAGCACCCAGGATTGCATCTAGTGCCTTCGTCAGCGAGGCGGCTCACGTTATTGGTGATGTAGAGATAGGGGAAAACTGCAGTGTTTGGCCCGGTGCGATTATTCGGGGTGATTTCACTACGGTGAAGATTGGGAACAACACACAGATTGAAGACAACTGCGTTGTGCATGCTGGCAGTCCTGTAGTTATTGGCGACAACGTTCACGTTGGGCACGGAGCGGTGATTCACTGCTCCAGGATAGGCGATAGTGTGTTGATCGGCAGCAATGCCACTCTGCTGGACGACGCTGAAATTGGCGACCGTTGTGTTGTGGCCGCCAACTGTGTGGTCAGCCAGGGGATGAAGATACCCAATGGCTCCTTTGTCGCTGGTGTGCCAGCGGTGGTAAAAGGCAAGGCAACCCAGTCACAGGTAGCCCTAGTAGAGGAAGGGGTGAGAGCTTACATCCGATTGGGCTTGGAATACGAACAGCAAGGGTTGTGA